A region of the Nocardia asteroides genome:
TCTCGGCGTGATCGTCCTCACAGAGGCCGGAGCCATGCAGAGGTTAGGGTGGGCTTCGTCTCACCGCCGGTTCCGCGGAATCGGCTGCCGGGTTCCAATGAAGGGATGGCCGCATGACCGCGCCGATCGTGATCGTCGGAGCCGGCCTCGCCGGCCTGCGCACCGCGGAGGAATTGCGCCGCGCGGGCTACGCCGGTGGACTCGTGCTCATCGGTGACGAGTCGCGGTTGCCCTACGACCGGCCCCCGCTGTCCAAGCAATTCGTGCGCGGCGAAACCGACGACACCACATTGCGCCCGAGTGAGTTCTACAGCGAGAAGCAGATCGATCTGCGGTTGAGCACAGAAGCGGTCGGCGTCGACACCGACGGCCGCCGACTCCGGCTCGCCGACGGCACGACGCAGGATTACGACCAGCTGATCGTGGCCACCGGGCTGCGCCCGCGCCGCCTTCCCGGCCTGCCCGATCTCCGAGGCGTGCACGTGCTGCGCGGCCATTCCGACGCCGTCGCTCTGCGCGCCGATCTGAACGCGGCCACGACGGCGCTCGTCGTCGGCGCCGGGTTCATCGGCTGCGAGCTGGCCGCGAGCTTCCGTGCGCACGGGGTTCAGGTCGTGCTGATCGAACCGCAGGCGACGCCGCTGGCCTCGGTGCTCGGCGAACAGGTGGGTGAACTGGTCGCGCGGATGCACCGCGCGGAAGGCGTCGACCTGCGCTGCGGCACCGGCCTGGACACTCTTTTCGGCGACGACGCCGGGCGGGTTCGCGGGGCGCGGCTGTCCGACGGTACGGAGGTCGCCGCCGGCCTCGTCGTGATCGGGGTGGGCTCGCGGCCGGTCACCGAATGGCTGAACGATTCCGGGATCGCGCTGGCCGACCCGGTGGCCGGTGGCGGCGTGCTCGCCGACGAGGTGGGGCGGACCTCGGCCGAAGGCGTGTGGGCGGTCGGCGACGTGGCGGCGTGGCTGCACGAGACCGGATCGCGCAAACGCGTCGAACACTGGACCAACGCGGGCGAACAGGCGAAATTGGTCGCCTGCGCGCTGCTGGGAGCCGACCTGCCCACGGCCGCCCGCGTCCCGTACTTCTGGAGCGACCAGTACGACGTCAAGATCCAGGCTCTCGGCACCCCCGGCGCGACCGACGAGGTGCACATCGCCTCCGACGACGGCCGTAAGTTCCTCGCCTACTACGCGCAGGGCGGCAATCTCACCGGTGTCGTCGGCGCGGGCATGACGGCCCAGGTCATGAAGGCGCGCGCCAAGATCGCGGCGGGCGCTCCGGTGACCGAACTCCTGGCGCCGCGCTGAACGCTCGGTCGAAGCCACGTCAGCGGGCGCGGTGAAGCAGGGCACTGCGGCGCACGGGTGAAGTCGCCGCCGGGTGTCACGAGACGGCGTGGACGTGTTCTCGATCGCCGGAAATGGGACCCCGCCGCGGTGTGGCGGTCGCGGCACAGGTGGGCGCGTCCGGCGCGGAGCGCGTGCAGTGCCGTGAGCGGTGTGCGTGGCTGTCAGCGGGGCTGTATACGGTGGTGCGGTGATCGTCGCGCTCATCGACTCGGGTCTGGGGTTGCTGCCCACCTCCGCTTGGTTGCGCAAGTTGCGACCGGATGTGGATCTGCTGCTGCAACTCGACCCGGATGGGGCGCCGTGGGGGCCGAAGCCCGAGGACTGGGTCGTCGAGCGGGTCGTGGAGGCCGCGCGGACCTCGCTCCGGTCCGGCGCCGAGGTGATCGTCCTGCCGTGCAACACCGCGAGCGTGACGGCGCTCGAGCACGTGCGCGCGGACGTCGGGCCCGGCGTGCCGGTGATCGGCACCGTGCCCGCGATCAAGCCCGCGGCGGCAATATGCCGGTCGGTGGCGGTCTGGGCCACCGCGGCGACCACGGCCAGCCGCTACCAAGCCGATCTGATCGCGAAATTCGGCGGCGATGCCGACGTGGTCGGCGTGGCGTGCCACGGGTTGGCGGACGCGATCGACCGAGGTGATCTGGCGGCCGCCCACGACGCGATCGCCGACGCCGCGGCGCGGACGCCGCAGGATGTCGAGGGCGTGGTGCTCGGCTGCACGCACTACCCATTGGTCACCGACGCGATCGTGGCCGCGCTGCCCGATGGCGTGCGTCTGTTCGACAGTGCGCAAGCCGTTGCCGCGCAGACCATCCGGCGTATCGATGCCCTCGACCGCCCGAGCACCGGCACCGGAGAGGTCCGGGTGCTCAACAGCGGCCGGCCCGGTGCGCTGCCCGCCAGCGCGGCCGCGTTCGAGTCCGGCCGCGTTCTGGGCGCGCAGGGGTGAACCGCCGTCCGCCGCGCTCGCGCAGGGCAGTTCGGACCAGGAGCGTGGATCGATGACCGAGTCGGCGGTGACCGCGGCCGACGTGCAGGCGGCTCTGCGGGAACTGGCGAACCCGGCCGACGCGGTACACCTGCGACGGTTCTTCAAGACCGGGCCGGGGGAGTACGGCGAGGGTGACGTGTTCCTCGGCGTCCGGGTCCCCGCGAGCCGCGCTGTCGCGAAACGCTTCGCGGCGCTCGCTCTCGAGGAGATCGACCGGCTGCTCGACAGCGCCGTGCACGAGGACCGGTTCACCGCGCTGGTAATCCTGAACGCGCGAGTCGCAAAGGCGTCCAAGCCGCGCTCCTTCGACGACGCCACCCGCGCCGCCATGGTGGAGCTGTACCTGGCGGCCGTGCGCCGTGGCCGGGTGAACAACTGGGATCTCGTGGACGTGTCGGCGGAGAACATCGTCGGTCCGTGGCTACTGGACAAACCACGTGACCTGCTGTTCGAGCTGGCGCAGGCGGATTCGCTCTGGGAGCGGCGGGTGGCGCTGCTGTCCACCTTCGCCTTCATCAAAGCGGGCGACGCCTCGGCCACCTTCGCGGTGAGCGAGCTGCTGCTGCACGACCGGCACGATCTGATCCAGAAGGCGCTGGGCTGGATGCTGCGCGAAGTCGGCAAGCGCGTCGACCGGGGCCTGCTTACCGGCTTCCTCGATCGGCACGCCGCGGCGATGGGACGCACCGCGTTGAGCTACGCGACCGAACACCTGCTGCCCGAAGCGCGGGCCGACTTATCGCGCGCGCTGACGGACGCCCGCACAACTTCGCGGCAGAATGCGGTCGATCAGGCGAACGAAGTATCGGTCCCGTCAGAACTGGATTTTCAGGCGGTCGGTCACCGGATGCGCCTGGCAGCCTAGGATGTAGCCGTTCTCGATGTCCTCCGGGTCGAGGATTTCGGCGTTGTCCATTTCGACCTTGCCTTCCAGCACCGTGCAAGCGCACGAACCGCATTCGCCTTCCTGGCAGGAATAGGGCACGTCCAGTCCCTTGGCCAGCATGATGTCCACCAGCGTCTGCTTGCGCGGCCACTTCAGCTCGTGCACTTCGCCGTCGAGTTCGACCTCGACGGTCGCCGCGTCGGCCGCCTCCTCCTCGGAGACCTCGACCGGCGCCTGGTCGGCGAACGGGTCTCCGGCCAGGGAGTTGAACACCTCGGCATGCGTGCGCGAACGCGGCACGCCCAGTTGCGCGAGCGCGTCGTGCACCCGGTCCATGAACGGCTTCGGCCCGCACATGAACGCGTCGTAGCCGCGATACGGCGCGACGAGGGTGGCGAGCGCGTCGGCGGTCGGCAAGCCTTGCAGGTACTCCAGCCAATGGATCACGGTGAGCCGCTGCGGATGCTTGTCCGCCAACTCGCGCAGCTCACCGGCGAAGATCACCGACTCGTGGTCGCGGTTGGCGTAGACCAGCACGATGCGGCCGTTGCCGCGGGCCAGCGCCGACTTCAGGATCGACATGACCGGCGTGATGCCGCTGCCCGCGCCGAACAGCAGCAGATCGTCGTCCAGGTCCTTCGGGGTGAAGACGCCCGAGGGCGGCAGCACCTCGATCCGGTCGCCCGCTCGCACGTTGTCGCACACCCAGTTCGACCCGTAGCCGCCGTCGGTCCGTTTGACGGTGACCTTCGGGCGGTCGTCGGTGTAGGGCGAGCTGGCCAGGGAGTAGCACCGCGCCACCGAGCCGGTCCGTTCGCTGGGGATGCGCAAGGTGAGGAACTGTCCCGGCTGGTAGCGGAACTTCTCGGCCAGCTCGTCGGGGACGTCGAAGACCAGTGAGCGGGTGTCGGCCGTCTCGGTGATGACCGCGGACACCCGCAGCACGACCGAGCGCGAGCCGTGTGGAACCTCGACAGTGGTCATGTCGTCCTCTCGAACCTGGCAGGGCTAATCCGCGACGCCAAAACTAGAACGTGTTTCAGTTTCATCGTACGTCGGTGGTCGCCTGGCGGACAAGCTGGGCTTCGAGACCGGCGATCAGCACCTCCATGCCGAAGTCGTAGGAGTACCGTCCGCGCAGGTCGCCGATGTACCGGGTGGCCCGCTCGACCACGGGCGGCAGCGTGACGTCCGCCGGGGCCGAGCGGTCGCGCGGATTCACCCGGCTGCGGCCGAACAGATAAGTGTGGATGGTGGCGTAGGCGGCGAGCACGTTGCGGTCGTCGAAGCCCGCCTCGGCCAGCAGGTCCATGATCGCGGCGATCAGGTCCAGCTGTTTGCCGAGCATCTGCTCGATCAGAATGTCGCCGAGTCCGGGATGCTTGCGCAGCTTCTCGTCGATCTGGTCGACCAAGTCGCGCAGCCGATGCTGCCACGGCCCGGATTCGGGCGGTGACGTGCGTACTCCGGTCAGCGCCGCGCTGGCGACCAGGTCGAGCAGTTCGCGCTTGTCGGCGACGTAATAATAGGGCGCCATCGGCGAGACGCCGAGTTCGCGGGATAGTCGCCGCATCGACAACTTCTCCACGCCGTCCTCGCGTACCACCCGCAGCGCGGCCTCGACGATCTCCGACTCCGACAGCGTTCCATTGGTGGTGCTCGCGGTCCCTCCCTGGTTACGCAAGCTTCCGCCTCCGGGCCTGATGCTCGCACCACGGCGTGCCGCCGCCCCCGTTCGCCTGCATTCGTCCGACTCCCATGCCACCTCTACCAGTGCGAGCGTGTGCTGCCCGTCACATTCTGTTCAGCTGCTTGCCACCCGCAGTCTAGAGCGCCGGGTGTCGGGCTCGTCGCCGCCGGTGAGACTCGGCGCAGCGTCGAATCGGCCGGTCATCCGGGCGTGTGGCCGCCGGACCGCTCGATCGCCGGCGCAGTGACTGAAACCTGTTCTTTTGTCAGCTCATGACGTTATTGTGTCAGGACGGGCTGCGCTGTGCAGTACCGCACACGGATCGACCTCGCGGAGGTAACCATGCCGGAATACGGGTCCATCGGGCACGCCGACACCGACAACACCGGACGGATGGAGGCCGCCGCCGCGCGCTCGTCCGAAGAGGCGCCGCTGGTCGAGGAGAGCCTCATCGAAGAGGTGTCCATCGACGGCATGTGCGGCGTCTACTGACGGGCGGACGACGACGATGCTCGATCTCGATACCCGCTGGCAGCTGCACCCGCGAGTGGCGCTGCGTCCGGAGCCCTTCGGCGCGCTGCTCTACCACTTCGGTACGCGCAAACTCTCCTTCCTGAAGAGTCCGCGGATCGTCGAGATCGTCCGGTCGCTGCCGGAACACGTGTCGGCCCGCAGCGCACTGCACGCGGCGGGCGTGCCGGAGGAAAGCGCCGGGGCATACGCCGAGGCGCTGACCCAGCTCGCCGATTCCGCCATGATCGTGGGTGCGCCTGCCGGCGCACCCACCGCGCCCGCCGTCGCCGGCGCGGCCGCGCCGCCGCTGACCTCGGGGGTGGTCCCGCCGTCGGACAAGGCGGTACGCCTGGTGGATCGCTTCGAATCCGGCCTCGCCGCGCCGATCTGCCTGACCTGGGAACTCACCTACGCCTGCAATCTGTCCTGCGTGCACTGCCTGTCGTCCTCGGGCCGCCGCGATCCGCGCGAGCTGAGCACCGAGCAGTGCAAGGCGCTGATCGACGAGTTCGAGCGCATGCAGGTGTTCTACGTGAACATCGGCGGCGGCGAGCCCACGGTGCGCCCGGACTTCTGGGAGCTGGTCGATTACGCGACCGCGCACCATGTGGGAGTCAAGTTCTCCACCAACGGGGTTCGGATCACGCCCGAGGTCGCGGCCCGCCTCGCGGCCAGCGACTATGTCGACGTGCAGGTGTCCCTGGACGGCGCCGACGCCGCGGTCAACGACGCCGTGCGCGGACCCGGCTCCTACGACATGGCCATCCGGGCACTGGAGAACCTCGCCGCGGCGGGGTTCGAGGACGCGAAGCTGTCGGTGGTGGCGACCAGGCACAACATCGCACAGCTCGACCAGTTCCGGGCCATTGCCGAAAGATACGGCGCCACCTTGCGTTTGACCAGGCTGCGGCCGTCGGGGCGGGGCGCGGACGTGTGGGACGAGTTGCATCCGACTCCGGATCAGCAACGCGTGCTCTACGACTGGCTGCTGCGCAACGGGGAAGGTGTGCTCACCGGTGACTCGTTCTTCCACCTGTCCGCGTTCGGCCAGGCGCTGCCGGGACTGAACATGTGCGGCGCGGGCCGGGTGGTCTGCCTGGTAGACCCGGTCGGTGACGTCTATGCCTGCCCCTTCGCCATCCACGACCGGTTCCGCGCCGGAAACGTGGTGACCGACGGAGGTTTCGGGGCCGTATGGCGGTCCTCGGAATTGTTCGGCGAGTTGCGCGAGCCCAGCGGCGGCGGTGCGTGCGCGTCGTGCAACCACTACGACGCCTGCCGGGGCGGCTGCATGGCGGCGAAGTTCTTCACCGGGCTTCCCGCCGACGGACCGGATCCGGAGTGCGTCCAAGGCTACGCCGAGGCGGCGCTGGCCGACACCGCGCGGATGATCCCGCGTTCGTCGGTCGACCACTCCCGTCGGGTCGCGCCGCGCGCGAGCGGTCGGAAAGGCGGGCCGGTTCCGTTGACGCTGAGCGCGACGCGCCCGGCCGGATTTTCGCCGGAACGCCGCCCGTCCCGGGCCTGCGATGAGAACCCGCTGACATGACGCCCACAGTTTGCTGAAAGTGTGCCAAAAGCGCGAGAGTGGCTATCGCCGGGTTCTCGACCAGGCGATAGCCGCTGCGTTGCCGGATGCTGAGTCAAGCCTGCGAGCGAACTCTCGGCATCGGTCGTGGCGCGGTCGGCTCGCGGTGGTGGGCCGCTTTCTCCCGGAATTCCGCCGTTTTTCCGGACTGTTGCTGCCCGCACGCGAAACTCCGCCTAGCATGCCAGGAATGCGCCATGATCGCCTGCCAGATGGATTCGGGGTGCGGATCGATCCTCG
Encoded here:
- a CDS encoding NAD(P)/FAD-dependent oxidoreductase, yielding MTAPIVIVGAGLAGLRTAEELRRAGYAGGLVLIGDESRLPYDRPPLSKQFVRGETDDTTLRPSEFYSEKQIDLRLSTEAVGVDTDGRRLRLADGTTQDYDQLIVATGLRPRRLPGLPDLRGVHVLRGHSDAVALRADLNAATTALVVGAGFIGCELAASFRAHGVQVVLIEPQATPLASVLGEQVGELVARMHRAEGVDLRCGTGLDTLFGDDAGRVRGARLSDGTEVAAGLVVIGVGSRPVTEWLNDSGIALADPVAGGGVLADEVGRTSAEGVWAVGDVAAWLHETGSRKRVEHWTNAGEQAKLVACALLGADLPTAARVPYFWSDQYDVKIQALGTPGATDEVHIASDDGRKFLAYYAQGGNLTGVVGAGMTAQVMKARAKIAAGAPVTELLAPR
- a CDS encoding aspartate/glutamate racemase family protein — protein: MIVALIDSGLGLLPTSAWLRKLRPDVDLLLQLDPDGAPWGPKPEDWVVERVVEAARTSLRSGAEVIVLPCNTASVTALEHVRADVGPGVPVIGTVPAIKPAAAICRSVAVWATAATTASRYQADLIAKFGGDADVVGVACHGLADAIDRGDLAAAHDAIADAAARTPQDVEGVVLGCTHYPLVTDAIVAALPDGVRLFDSAQAVAAQTIRRIDALDRPSTGTGEVRVLNSGRPGALPASAAAFESGRVLGAQG
- a CDS encoding DNA alkylation repair protein → MTESAVTAADVQAALRELANPADAVHLRRFFKTGPGEYGEGDVFLGVRVPASRAVAKRFAALALEEIDRLLDSAVHEDRFTALVILNARVAKASKPRSFDDATRAAMVELYLAAVRRGRVNNWDLVDVSAENIVGPWLLDKPRDLLFELAQADSLWERRVALLSTFAFIKAGDASATFAVSELLLHDRHDLIQKALGWMLREVGKRVDRGLLTGFLDRHAAAMGRTALSYATEHLLPEARADLSRALTDARTTSRQNAVDQANEVSVPSELDFQAVGHRMRLAA
- a CDS encoding ferredoxin--NADP reductase, coding for MTTVEVPHGSRSVVLRVSAVITETADTRSLVFDVPDELAEKFRYQPGQFLTLRIPSERTGSVARCYSLASSPYTDDRPKVTVKRTDGGYGSNWVCDNVRAGDRIEVLPPSGVFTPKDLDDDLLLFGAGSGITPVMSILKSALARGNGRIVLVYANRDHESVIFAGELRELADKHPQRLTVIHWLEYLQGLPTADALATLVAPYRGYDAFMCGPKPFMDRVHDALAQLGVPRSRTHAEVFNSLAGDPFADQAPVEVSEEEAADAATVEVELDGEVHELKWPRKQTLVDIMLAKGLDVPYSCQEGECGSCACTVLEGKVEMDNAEILDPEDIENGYILGCQAHPVTDRLKIQF
- the mftR2 gene encoding mycofactocin system transcriptional regulator MftR2, with protein sequence MRNQGGTASTTNGTLSESEIVEAALRVVREDGVEKLSMRRLSRELGVSPMAPYYYVADKRELLDLVASAALTGVRTSPPESGPWQHRLRDLVDQIDEKLRKHPGLGDILIEQMLGKQLDLIAAIMDLLAEAGFDDRNVLAAYATIHTYLFGRSRVNPRDRSAPADVTLPPVVERATRYIGDLRGRYSYDFGMEVLIAGLEAQLVRQATTDVR
- the mftA gene encoding mycofactocin precursor MftA (Mycofactocin is a small molecule electron carrier derived from the final two amino acids, Val-Tyr, of MftA, the mycofactocin precursor. It plays a role in redox homeostasis and the metabolism of alcohols and aldehydes in Actinobacteria, including Mycobacterium tuberculosis.), translated to MEAAAARSSEEAPLVEESLIEEVSIDGMCGVY
- the mftC gene encoding mycofactocin radical SAM maturase (MftC is a radical SAM/SPASM enzyme that catalyzes the first two steps in biosynthesis of the electron carrier mycofactocin from the terminal Val-Tyr dipeptide of the precursor peptide MftA.), with the protein product MLDLDTRWQLHPRVALRPEPFGALLYHFGTRKLSFLKSPRIVEIVRSLPEHVSARSALHAAGVPEESAGAYAEALTQLADSAMIVGAPAGAPTAPAVAGAAAPPLTSGVVPPSDKAVRLVDRFESGLAAPICLTWELTYACNLSCVHCLSSSGRRDPRELSTEQCKALIDEFERMQVFYVNIGGGEPTVRPDFWELVDYATAHHVGVKFSTNGVRITPEVAARLAASDYVDVQVSLDGADAAVNDAVRGPGSYDMAIRALENLAAAGFEDAKLSVVATRHNIAQLDQFRAIAERYGATLRLTRLRPSGRGADVWDELHPTPDQQRVLYDWLLRNGEGVLTGDSFFHLSAFGQALPGLNMCGAGRVVCLVDPVGDVYACPFAIHDRFRAGNVVTDGGFGAVWRSSELFGELREPSGGGACASCNHYDACRGGCMAAKFFTGLPADGPDPECVQGYAEAALADTARMIPRSSVDHSRRVAPRASGRKGGPVPLTLSATRPAGFSPERRPSRACDENPLT